A window of candidate division WOR-3 bacterium contains these coding sequences:
- a CDS encoding FAD-dependent thymidylate synthase, producing the protein MKVVLAGFNIEYELMQALAKNHRVALTPEPISAAYARISRSSKPVEELRQAARQELEKARKSNVTIVFEMGHHSVAEHAVFNFDVSGVSRLAVEALEHHRLNSYMEKSQRYVALTDDFVVPEELKETEILDEFVAIVKLQNRYYHDLYSKLLAHFNAKHPEWKDEPNRAENAAKEDARYITGLAIETQLGMTANARNLELMLRNLSASDLAEVRALSGLLYDQAVAVAPSLILFPQPTDYERRTYVRIRDYAQTFMTPAFNRRPRNFIALAASDVALVDYTQNADNKLLATILHTVSHASHAECLSRVERQTLARKKEIFKLACQDLQAYDAVLREFEHLSLTFELVISASGYAQLKRHRLMTITTQPYDPKNGWTIPTSIAEIKEHKSFKEMLARTEDVFDHIAAISPSAAQYVLTNSHQRRVLMTVDARELYHISRLREDPAAQWDIRDIAARMMEQARHVMPLTLALASGKDSYARVYEELFGRPPAVTELRLPEARPLPVPPQPKPRKQPVEVEEDSPPETMSIADSPPPEAAPDAKTDPDGSARLAPSESVPISGKRARPKGARRAEGRRSKPDARSQKPRTKG; encoded by the coding sequence ATGAAAGTCGTTCTCGCCGGATTCAACATCGAGTACGAGCTAATGCAGGCGCTCGCCAAGAACCATCGCGTCGCCCTGACCCCGGAGCCGATTTCCGCCGCCTACGCGCGCATCAGCCGGAGCTCCAAGCCGGTCGAAGAGCTGAGGCAGGCCGCCCGCCAGGAGCTGGAGAAGGCGCGCAAGTCGAACGTGACCATCGTCTTCGAGATGGGCCACCACTCAGTCGCAGAGCACGCGGTCTTCAACTTCGACGTCAGCGGTGTCTCGCGCCTGGCGGTCGAGGCCCTAGAGCACCATCGGCTCAATTCCTACATGGAGAAGTCGCAGCGCTACGTCGCACTCACCGACGACTTCGTCGTGCCCGAGGAACTGAAGGAGACGGAGATACTGGACGAGTTCGTGGCGATCGTAAAACTGCAGAACCGCTACTATCATGACCTGTACTCCAAGCTGCTGGCTCACTTCAACGCCAAGCACCCGGAGTGGAAGGACGAGCCGAACCGGGCCGAGAACGCGGCCAAGGAAGACGCCCGCTACATCACCGGGCTCGCTATCGAGACCCAGCTCGGAATGACCGCGAACGCGCGCAATCTCGAGCTGATGCTGCGGAACCTGAGCGCCAGCGATCTGGCCGAGGTGCGCGCTTTGTCAGGCCTGCTCTACGACCAGGCGGTTGCGGTCGCGCCTTCGCTGATTCTGTTCCCACAGCCGACTGACTACGAACGGCGGACTTACGTGCGAATCCGCGACTACGCCCAGACTTTCATGACCCCGGCGTTCAACCGCCGGCCGCGGAACTTCATCGCTCTGGCCGCGTCCGATGTGGCGCTAGTGGACTACACCCAGAACGCGGATAACAAGCTGCTTGCCACAATCCTGCATACGGTCTCCCACGCATCGCACGCCGAGTGCCTCAGCCGCGTCGAACGGCAGACGCTTGCCCGCAAGAAGGAGATTTTCAAGCTGGCGTGCCAGGACCTGCAGGCGTACGACGCGGTCCTGCGCGAGTTCGAGCACCTCTCGCTGACGTTCGAGCTGGTCATCTCGGCGTCCGGCTATGCCCAGCTGAAACGGCACCGGTTGATGACGATAACTACGCAGCCGTACGACCCAAAGAACGGCTGGACCATTCCGACATCAATTGCCGAAATCAAAGAGCACAAGTCGTTCAAGGAGATGCTGGCGCGGACCGAGGACGTCTTCGACCACATTGCGGCCATCTCGCCGTCGGCCGCGCAGTACGTGCTTACCAACTCGCACCAGCGCCGGGTACTGATGACAGTGGACGCGCGCGAGCTCTATCACATATCGCGGCTGCGCGAGGACCCGGCCGCGCAGTGGGACATCCGTGACATCGCGGCCCGGATGATGGAGCAGGCGCGGCACGTGATGCCTTTGACACTCGCCCTGGCCAGCGGCAAGGATAGCTACGCCAGGGTCTACGAGGAATTGTTCGGCAGGCCGCCGGCGGTGACAGAGCTCAGGCTGCCCGAGGCACGGCCCCTGCCGGTGCCGCCCCAGCCCAAGCCGCGCAAGCAGCCCGTAGAGGTCGAAGAGGACTCGCCACCAGAAACGATGAGTATTGCGGATAGCCCTCCTCCGGAAGCTGCCCCTGATGCGAAGACCGATCCGGATGGCAGCGCTCGGCTTGCACCCAGCGAGTCCGTTCCGATCTCAGGGAAGAGGGCCCGGCCGAAGGGAGCCAGGAGGGCCGAAGGCCGACGCTCGAAGCCAGACGCGAGAAGTCAGAAGCCGAGAACCAAGGGATAG
- a CDS encoding DUF72 domain-containing protein: MATEQTAARIRVGTSGFSFDDWLGRTYPAGLAKAKMLEYYESVLGFDTVELNFTYYAMPVPKTLASMVSRTGPDFCFVVRSHKDMTHDIWQDEDRRVLKDTAGVFKAFRDGVSPLVDTGRLGCILVQFPVFFYPTPQNFEYLQKMPALMPGVSLVVEFRNRAWLRPEAFRLLEESEMGCCVVDEPKIPRLMPFEPRRTSSVAYFRFHGRNENWFSASREERYNYLYSADELSEFVPPLRSISAGAKTTYTFFNNCHAGAAARNALMMKQMLGLIDALTPLQTRVVEGL; this comes from the coding sequence ATGGCCACGGAGCAGACCGCTGCGCGAATCAGAGTCGGCACAAGCGGCTTCTCGTTTGACGACTGGCTGGGCAGGACCTACCCAGCCGGGCTCGCCAAAGCGAAGATGCTTGAGTACTACGAGAGCGTGCTTGGCTTCGATACGGTCGAGTTGAACTTCACCTACTATGCGATGCCGGTGCCAAAGACACTGGCGTCGATGGTCAGCCGTACCGGCCCGGACTTCTGCTTCGTGGTTCGCTCGCACAAGGACATGACCCATGACATCTGGCAGGACGAGGATCGGCGAGTCTTGAAAGACACCGCAGGAGTGTTCAAGGCGTTCCGCGACGGTGTCAGTCCGCTGGTAGACACCGGCCGGCTGGGCTGCATTCTGGTCCAGTTCCCGGTCTTCTTCTACCCAACGCCGCAGAACTTCGAGTACCTGCAGAAGATGCCGGCACTGATGCCCGGCGTATCGCTCGTGGTCGAGTTCCGCAACCGTGCGTGGCTGAGGCCGGAGGCGTTCCGGCTGCTGGAGGAGAGCGAAATGGGCTGCTGCGTCGTTGACGAGCCGAAGATACCCAGGCTGATGCCGTTCGAGCCAAGGCGGACATCGAGTGTCGCGTACTTCCGCTTTCACGGCAGGAACGAGAACTGGTTCAGTGCCTCCCGCGAGGAGCGGTACAACTACCTCTACTCGGCCGACGAGTTGAGCGAGTTCGTCCCGCCGCTGCGCAGTATCAGCGCGGGAGCAAAGACGACCTACACGTTCTTCAACAACTGCCACGCCGGCGCCGCGGCCCGGAATGCCTTGATGATGAAACAGATGCTCGGGCTGATAGACGCACTCACGCCGTTGCAGACTCGTGTGGTCGAGGGCCTTTGA
- a CDS encoding class I SAM-dependent methyltransferase encodes MVMWSSGRVAAASRHRLGLRNRVGVVSSPVADHPTMNDGSDFRADVRRIWDEFQRLGRSRDFGNLEGGSVEQQRDKRLQLHHCANYAAVLQVLRGSRPLGTRSDSSNDSVMSRAPLRLLELGCGSGGLTSVLAKVMPESWSIEATDYSERLLTGARARFECANLRFRHLDARSLAPERMGGVDAVLLLEVIEHLPPDEAEGLLRRVYDALEVGGMMVLTTLDRAAFPRPFSGYAPHFVEYTHKSLSEFLGDPRRSPFEGHDVYRLVSERIAAESVRAEQRGGYLANRFQRMVLGIGRRHPKLGACREWLEARLFRLYSLLPERDGFDFDGYLATLDLIRSEPEQHDHDSFGLVAVLRKSGEARDMTRLSDNRDRVPSHRATGG; translated from the coding sequence GTGGTCATGTGGTCCAGTGGTCGAGTGGCGGCAGCCAGCCGCCATCGGCTGGGGTTGCGCAATCGGGTTGGTGTGGTATCCTCTCCCGTGGCCGACCATCCAACCATGAACGACGGTTCAGATTTCCGCGCGGACGTGAGGCGGATCTGGGACGAGTTCCAGCGCCTCGGCAGGTCGCGGGATTTCGGAAACCTCGAGGGCGGGAGCGTCGAGCAGCAGCGCGACAAGAGGTTGCAGCTCCACCACTGCGCCAACTACGCGGCGGTGCTCCAGGTTCTGCGTGGCTCTCGCCCGCTTGGGACACGATCCGATTCGTCAAACGATTCGGTCATGTCCCGCGCTCCGTTGCGGTTACTGGAGTTGGGCTGCGGCAGCGGCGGCCTGACGAGCGTCCTGGCCAAAGTCATGCCCGAGAGCTGGAGCATCGAAGCGACCGACTACTCAGAGCGCCTGCTGACTGGGGCACGCGCACGGTTCGAATGCGCGAACCTCCGTTTTCGGCATCTGGACGCGCGGTCGCTGGCGCCGGAGCGAATGGGCGGGGTCGACGCCGTGCTGTTGCTCGAGGTTATTGAGCACCTGCCGCCGGATGAGGCTGAAGGACTCCTGCGTCGTGTCTACGACGCGCTCGAGGTCGGCGGAATGATGGTGCTGACCACGCTTGACCGGGCGGCCTTCCCGCGGCCATTCTCCGGGTACGCCCCGCACTTCGTCGAGTATACCCACAAGTCGCTCTCGGAGTTCCTGGGCGACCCCCGGCGCAGCCCGTTTGAGGGGCATGACGTGTACCGACTCGTCTCCGAACGCATCGCCGCGGAGTCGGTGCGGGCCGAGCAACGTGGCGGCTATCTGGCAAACCGGTTCCAGCGGATGGTGCTGGGCATCGGCCGCCGGCATCCCAAACTGGGCGCGTGTCGAGAGTGGCTGGAAGCACGCCTCTTTCGGCTCTACTCACTGCTGCCGGAACGCGACGGGTTCGATTTCGATGGCTACCTTGCCACACTCGACCTCATCCGTTCTGAGCCCGAGCAGCACGACCACGATTCGTTCGGGCTCGTCGCGGTGCTGCGAAAGTCCGGCGAGGCGCGGGACATGACCCGATTGTCCGACAATCGGGATCGTGTCCCAAGCCACAGAGCAACAGGTGGCTAG
- the fusA gene encoding elongation factor G: MESTDLAHIRNIGIAAHIDAGKTTTTERILYYSGRIHRMGDIDDGNTQMDWMAQERERGITITAAATTVQWLEHRINIIDTPGHVDFTVEVERSLKVLDGAIIVLCGVGGVEPQSETVWRQADRYHVPRLAFVNKLDRSGSDFYRVTKMMAEKFEQIPVPVQLPIGEEDEFKGIIDLVAEKAFVWHTDDLGATFEEVPIPEERLPEVVDYRHRMIDVLTTFDEQLLEKYMAGTPIEEGDLKRALRKGTIALRIVPVFCGSAFKHKGIQKLLDGIIHYLPSPLDVPPARGTNPKTEKEETRPADAKAPFAALVFKLASDPQRGMLAYIRVYSGKVEQGEVVMSVPEMKRVRIPKLAIMHANRQQEVESLSAGEIGVVIGLKEPRTGQTLANLAHPIAFEPVKYPEPVVFLAIEPKTKADEERLHTSLDTLALEDPTFKVRTDEETGQLILSGMGELHLEILIDRLARDYKVAVHSGKPQVSYRETVTASASAEGRFIRQAGGKGHYAVVKIMLEPSAQGNTIVDELKPGTLPREYAAAVSQAVHDCFESGVLAGYAVVNVKARILDGSWHEQDSAEVDFKVAASQAFREAFMAASPTFLEPIMELEVVTPDQYLGNVLGDVTSRDGRILHLEPVKGHQIIKAELPLVKTFGYATQLRSLSQGRAANSMQFSHFSQVDQPTRERLYPLFAGKPQ; this comes from the coding sequence GTGGAAAGCACCGACCTGGCGCACATCAGGAACATCGGCATAGCCGCGCACATCGACGCGGGCAAGACGACGACGACCGAGCGCATCCTCTACTACTCGGGTCGGATTCACCGGATGGGCGACATCGATGACGGGAACACCCAGATGGACTGGATGGCGCAGGAACGCGAACGCGGCATCACCATCACCGCCGCGGCCACTACCGTCCAGTGGCTGGAGCACCGCATCAACATCATCGACACTCCCGGCCACGTGGACTTCACGGTCGAAGTCGAACGCTCGCTGAAAGTGCTGGACGGAGCGATCATAGTCCTGTGCGGGGTCGGCGGGGTCGAGCCTCAGTCCGAAACCGTCTGGCGCCAGGCCGACCGCTACCACGTTCCCCGCCTCGCCTTCGTCAACAAGCTCGACCGGAGCGGCTCGGACTTCTACCGGGTCACCAAGATGATGGCGGAGAAGTTCGAGCAGATACCGGTCCCTGTCCAGTTGCCCATCGGCGAAGAAGATGAGTTCAAGGGCATAATCGACCTGGTAGCGGAGAAGGCCTTCGTCTGGCATACCGACGACCTCGGCGCAACCTTTGAAGAGGTGCCGATACCTGAAGAACGCCTACCCGAAGTCGTCGACTACCGGCACCGGATGATCGACGTCCTCACCACGTTCGACGAGCAACTGCTGGAGAAGTACATGGCCGGGACGCCAATCGAGGAGGGCGACCTCAAACGCGCCCTGCGCAAGGGCACCATCGCGCTCCGAATCGTGCCGGTCTTCTGCGGCAGCGCGTTCAAACACAAGGGCATTCAGAAGCTGCTCGACGGCATCATCCACTACCTGCCATCGCCGCTGGATGTTCCCCCCGCGCGCGGCACCAACCCCAAGACGGAAAAGGAAGAGACCCGGCCGGCCGACGCCAAGGCTCCATTTGCCGCCTTGGTCTTCAAGCTGGCCTCAGACCCGCAGCGCGGGATGCTTGCCTACATCCGCGTCTATTCGGGCAAGGTCGAGCAGGGCGAGGTCGTGATGTCGGTGCCCGAGATGAAGCGCGTGCGCATCCCCAAGCTCGCCATCATGCACGCCAACCGTCAGCAGGAAGTCGAGTCGCTCTCCGCCGGAGAGATCGGCGTGGTCATCGGACTGAAGGAACCCCGCACCGGCCAGACCCTGGCCAACCTCGCCCATCCGATTGCCTTCGAGCCGGTCAAGTACCCGGAGCCGGTCGTTTTCCTGGCCATAGAACCGAAGACCAAGGCCGACGAAGAACGGCTGCACACGTCACTCGATACGCTCGCGCTCGAAGACCCGACCTTCAAGGTCCGCACCGACGAGGAAACCGGCCAACTCATCCTGTCCGGCATGGGCGAACTCCACCTCGAAATCCTGATTGACAGACTCGCCCGTGACTACAAGGTTGCAGTGCACTCCGGCAAGCCGCAGGTCTCCTACCGCGAAACCGTTACCGCTTCGGCCAGCGCTGAAGGCAGGTTCATCCGGCAGGCCGGCGGCAAAGGCCACTACGCCGTCGTCAAGATCATGCTCGAACCCTCGGCTCAGGGCAACACGATCGTGGACGAACTCAAGCCCGGAACCCTGCCCCGCGAATATGCCGCCGCGGTCTCTCAGGCGGTCCACGACTGCTTTGAATCCGGGGTCCTTGCCGGCTACGCGGTCGTGAACGTGAAGGCACGCATCCTGGACGGCTCCTGGCACGAGCAGGACTCGGCCGAGGTGGATTTCAAGGTTGCGGCGAGCCAGGCGTTCCGCGAAGCCTTCATGGCCGCCAGCCCGACCTTCCTTGAGCCGATAATGGAGCTTGAGGTCGTAACGCCGGACCAGTACCTGGGCAACGTGCTCGGCGACGTCACCTCGCGTGACGGCAGGATTCTGCACCTGGAACCGGTCAAAGGCCACCAGATAATCAAGGCCGAACTCCCGCTGGTCAAAACCTTCGGCTACGCCACCCAGCTCCGCTCCCTCTCCCAAGGCCGCGCCGCAAACTCCATGCAGTTCTCCCACTTCAGCCAAGTGGACCAGCCGACCCGCGAGCGCCTCTACCCGCTCTTCGCGGGAAAACCACAGTAG
- the mtnA gene encoding S-methyl-5-thioribose-1-phosphate isomerase produces MLRAVEFRGSRLRILDQTLLPHRTVYLYPRSAAEVAGIIKRLAVRGAPAIGVAAAYGLAVEAKRLPDSKLEPGLRRAAEMLAASRPTAVNLKWAVVRVMQSVSVRAMSPDETRRAVLAEAQRTETEEVERSLAMARFGAKLLPKGANILTICNTGALAGPGMGTALGVVIQAHLDGKKPSVYSCETRPLLQGSRLTTLELLRARIPVTLIADSAAASVIDRCDLVLAGADRIAANGDTANKVGTRMLATLARAARKPFYIVAPTSTFDPVTSNGGKIVVEERGGEEVRSFLGCRAAPKDVPVFNPAFDVTPARLITGFITDRGIIHPPYRAAIRRLLGR; encoded by the coding sequence CTGCTCCGCGCGGTTGAGTTCCGCGGCTCGCGCCTGCGGATACTGGACCAGACACTCCTGCCCCATCGGACCGTGTATCTCTACCCGAGGAGTGCTGCAGAAGTAGCCGGAATCATCAAGCGACTCGCGGTCAGAGGCGCACCTGCCATCGGCGTCGCCGCAGCCTACGGCCTCGCAGTAGAGGCGAAGCGGCTGCCCGACAGCAAGCTGGAGCCGGGGCTCAGACGGGCGGCAGAAATGCTGGCCGCCTCGCGGCCGACTGCAGTCAACCTGAAGTGGGCAGTCGTCCGTGTCATGCAGTCCGTGTCCGTCCGTGCGATGTCGCCCGATGAGACGCGCCGAGCGGTGCTCGCGGAAGCTCAGCGGACCGAGACCGAGGAAGTTGAACGCTCGCTCGCGATGGCCCGGTTCGGAGCCAAGCTGCTCCCGAAGGGCGCCAACATCCTTACCATCTGCAACACCGGCGCGCTGGCCGGACCGGGGATGGGAACGGCGCTTGGTGTCGTGATTCAGGCGCACTTGGACGGCAAGAAGCCGAGTGTGTACTCATGCGAGACAAGGCCGCTACTCCAAGGCAGCAGGCTGACAACGCTGGAACTGCTTCGTGCGAGGATACCTGTTACCCTGATCGCGGATAGCGCCGCAGCCAGCGTCATAGACCGGTGCGACCTCGTGCTGGCCGGAGCGGATCGGATTGCGGCCAACGGCGACACGGCCAACAAGGTTGGCACGAGGATGCTCGCAACGCTCGCGCGGGCCGCGCGCAAGCCGTTCTACATTGTCGCTCCGACCTCGACCTTTGACCCGGTGACTTCGAACGGCGGCAAGATCGTCGTAGAGGAGAGAGGTGGGGAAGAGGTGCGTAGCTTCCTCGGGTGCCGAGCCGCGCCCAAGGACGTGCCGGTATTCAACCCGGCCTTTGATGTGACTCCTGCCCGCCTCATTACCGGCTTCATCACTGATCGCGGCATCATCCACCCGCCTTACCGCGCTG